Proteins found in one Halobaculum sp. MBLA0147 genomic segment:
- a CDS encoding DEAD/DEAH box helicase family protein, which yields MQVRLWFADGGVRLRVESPDSADGERGVPPGAFDPTTLPGVEPDDRAGGYRAPAHRYAAIREALQSALADTETDTTLVDEVAAGLADGLDVTSPYDLRPYQSAALDAWTDADRRGVVELPTGSGKTVIGLAAIAAADTPTLVVVPTVDLLQQWRRELETAFDVPVGQFGGGEQRQERLTVGTYDSAYLRADDVGGDFGLVVFDEVHHLGGEGYRDVARLLAAPARLGLTATFERPDGAHEVVADLLGPVVYRASVDDLAGEYLAEYDLRRIEVALTDAERSAYEEAQGTFVDYVRSAGITFESGSDYQELVKRSGRDPAAREALLAKQRAREVMMNADAKLDALGRIFDRHRGERTIVFTAHTDLVYRISERFLVPAITAETGAPERREVLDRFREGTYSRVVAANVLDEGVDVPDASVGVVVAGSGSEREFTQRLGRLLRPGETAHAVLYELVTEETAEERVAERRR from the coding sequence GTGCAGGTTCGTCTGTGGTTCGCCGACGGCGGTGTCCGACTGCGTGTCGAGTCGCCGGACTCCGCAGACGGCGAGCGCGGCGTCCCGCCGGGCGCCTTCGACCCGACGACACTCCCGGGTGTCGAGCCCGACGACCGGGCCGGCGGCTACCGCGCGCCGGCACACCGGTACGCGGCGATCCGCGAGGCGCTCCAGTCGGCACTCGCCGACACGGAGACGGACACGACCCTCGTCGACGAGGTGGCCGCGGGGCTCGCGGACGGACTCGACGTGACGAGCCCCTACGACCTCCGTCCGTACCAGTCGGCGGCACTGGACGCCTGGACGGACGCGGATCGGCGGGGTGTGGTCGAACTGCCGACGGGCAGCGGCAAGACAGTGATCGGACTCGCGGCGATCGCCGCCGCCGACACCCCGACGCTCGTCGTCGTCCCGACCGTCGACCTCCTCCAGCAGTGGCGGCGCGAACTCGAAACCGCCTTCGACGTGCCCGTCGGCCAGTTCGGCGGCGGCGAGCAGCGCCAGGAACGGCTCACCGTCGGCACCTACGACTCGGCGTACCTGCGGGCCGACGACGTGGGTGGTGACTTCGGGCTCGTCGTGTTCGACGAGGTCCACCACCTCGGCGGCGAGGGGTACCGCGACGTGGCACGACTGCTCGCCGCCCCGGCACGACTCGGGTTGACCGCGACGTTCGAGCGCCCGGACGGCGCCCACGAGGTCGTCGCCGATCTCCTCGGACCGGTCGTCTACCGCGCGTCCGTCGACGACCTCGCGGGCGAGTACCTCGCGGAGTACGACCTCCGGCGGATCGAGGTCGCGTTGACCGACGCCGAACGCAGCGCCTACGAGGAGGCCCAGGGCACCTTCGTCGACTACGTCCGGTCGGCCGGGATCACCTTCGAGTCCGGCAGCGACTACCAGGAGTTGGTGAAGCGGTCCGGGCGCGACCCGGCGGCGCGGGAGGCACTCCTGGCGAAACAGCGCGCTCGCGAGGTGATGATGAACGCGGACGCCAAACTGGACGCGCTCGGACGGATCTTCGACCGCCACCGCGGCGAGCGCACCATCGTCTTCACCGCCCACACGGACTTGGTGTACCGGATCTCCGAGCGGTTCCTCGTCCCGGCGATCACCGCCGAGACCGGCGCCCCGGAGCGTCGCGAGGTGCTCGACCGCTTCCGCGAGGGAACGTACAGCCGCGTCGTCGCCGCGAACGTGTTGGACGAGGGGGTCGACGTGCCGGACGCGAGCGTGGGTGTCGTCGTCGCCGGCAGCGGGAGCGAACGCGAGTTCACCCAACGGCTCGGCCGGTTGCTCCGCCCGGGCGAGACGGCCCACGCCGTCCTCTACGAACTCGTCACGGAGGAGACCGCCGAAGAGCGGGTCGCCGAGCGGCGGCGGTGA
- the sufB gene encoding Fe-S cluster assembly protein SufB, with the protein MSSEQDELKQTDTEARFDFKKEEKSAFQTEKGLTEETIRLISEDKDEPDWMLERRLRALRQFHEMPMPTDWPGQPDLSEVDVDEIVPYIRPDIETRGGAENWEDLPEEIQDTFDKLGIPEAEKNALSGVGAQYESEIVYQNMQERWEDKGVIFCDMDKAVQEHEEIVREHFMTEAVPPSDNKFAALHGAVWSGGSFVYVPEDTTVEMPVQAYFRMNSEGMGQFEHTLIVAEEGSEVHYIEGCSAPKYSAFNLHAGGVEVFVGEDAHVQYSTVQNWSKNTYNLNTKRALVEKNGRMEWISGSMGSKATMLYPSSMLKGRGASDNHITIAFAGEGQNIDTGAKVYHNAPETKSTIESKSISKDGGRTNYRGLVHIADGAENSSTAVECDALMFDNESTSDTMPYMEINESKVDVAHEATVGKIGDEDVFYLQSRGLDDDDAKQMIVSGFIEPITEELPIEYAVELNRLVELEMEGSLG; encoded by the coding sequence ATGAGCTCCGAACAAGACGAACTCAAGCAGACGGACACCGAGGCACGTTTCGACTTCAAGAAGGAGGAGAAGTCTGCCTTCCAGACGGAGAAGGGCCTGACGGAGGAGACGATCAGGCTGATCTCCGAGGACAAGGACGAACCGGACTGGATGCTGGAGCGGCGCCTGCGCGCGCTCCGGCAGTTCCACGAGATGCCGATGCCGACGGACTGGCCGGGTCAGCCGGACCTCTCGGAGGTGGACGTCGACGAGATCGTCCCCTACATCCGACCGGACATCGAGACACGCGGCGGCGCGGAGAACTGGGAGGATCTCCCCGAGGAGATCCAAGACACCTTCGACAAACTGGGGATCCCGGAGGCGGAGAAGAACGCCCTCTCGGGTGTCGGTGCCCAGTACGAGTCGGAGATCGTCTACCAGAACATGCAGGAGCGGTGGGAAGACAAGGGCGTGATCTTCTGTGACATGGACAAGGCCGTCCAGGAGCACGAGGAGATCGTCCGCGAACACTTCATGACCGAGGCGGTGCCGCCCAGCGACAACAAGTTCGCGGCGCTGCACGGTGCGGTGTGGTCCGGTGGGTCGTTCGTCTACGTCCCGGAGGACACCACCGTCGAGATGCCGGTGCAGGCGTACTTCCGGATGAACTCCGAGGGGATGGGCCAGTTCGAGCACACGCTCATCGTCGCCGAGGAGGGGTCGGAGGTCCACTACATCGAGGGCTGTTCCGCACCGAAGTACTCCGCGTTCAACCTCCACGCCGGTGGCGTCGAGGTGTTCGTCGGCGAGGACGCACACGTCCAGTACTCCACGGTGCAGAACTGGTCGAAGAACACGTACAACCTGAACACGAAACGCGCCCTGGTCGAGAAGAACGGCCGGATGGAGTGGATTTCCGGCTCGATGGGGTCGAAGGCGACGATGCTGTACCCCTCCTCGATGCTGAAGGGTCGCGGCGCGTCGGACAACCACATCACCATCGCCTTCGCGGGCGAGGGCCAGAACATCGACACCGGCGCGAAGGTGTACCACAACGCCCCCGAGACGAAGTCGACCATCGAGTCGAAGTCGATCTCGAAGGACGGCGGCCGCACGAACTACCGCGGGCTGGTCCACATCGCGGACGGCGCCGAGAACTCCTCGACGGCCGTCGAGTGTGACGCGTTGATGTTCGACAACGAGTCCACGTCGGACACGATGCCGTACATGGAGATCAACGAGTCGAAGGTCGACGTGGCACACGAGGCGACCGTCGGGAAGATCGGCGACGAGGACGTGTTCTACCTCCAGTCGCGCGGCCTCGACGACGACGACGCCAAGCAGATGATCGTGAGCGGCTTCATCGAGCCGATCACGGAGGAGTTGCCCATCGAGTACGCGGTGGAACTCAACCGCCTCGTGGAGTTGGAGATGGAGGGGAGTCTCGGATAA
- a CDS encoding ABC transporter ATP-binding protein translates to MATLELSNLHAEVAETGESILRGVDLEVTSGEIHALMGPNGSGKSTTAKVIAGHPAYEVTEGDVTLHLEEADVEDIDEELDDEDYEWDLLELEPNERAALGIFLAFQYPAEIEGVTMVNFLRQALNAKLEEREELFEDEEADEAETADDTNEDAAGYESSPMEGPEDDGEVGVAEFQQLLQEKMEQLDMDAKFAERYLNAGFSGGEKKQNEVLQAAVLEPSIAVLDEIDSGLDIDRLQDVSEGIEKLRDEQGTGILQITHYQRILDYVDPDYVHVMLDGEIAKSGGAELAEQLEDEGYDWVREEVYGTA, encoded by the coding sequence ATGGCAACACTGGAACTGTCGAACCTCCACGCAGAGGTAGCCGAGACGGGCGAGTCGATCCTCCGGGGCGTCGACCTGGAAGTCACGAGCGGCGAGATTCACGCGCTGATGGGGCCCAACGGGTCCGGGAAGTCCACGACCGCGAAGGTCATCGCGGGCCACCCGGCCTACGAGGTCACCGAGGGTGACGTGACGCTGCACCTCGAGGAGGCCGACGTCGAGGATATCGACGAGGAGCTGGACGACGAGGACTACGAGTGGGACCTGCTCGAACTCGAGCCCAACGAGCGCGCGGCGCTGGGTATCTTCCTCGCCTTCCAGTACCCCGCCGAGATCGAGGGCGTGACGATGGTGAACTTCCTCCGGCAGGCGCTCAACGCCAAGTTGGAGGAGCGCGAGGAACTGTTCGAGGACGAGGAGGCCGACGAAGCGGAGACGGCCGACGACACCAACGAGGACGCCGCGGGCTACGAGTCCTCCCCGATGGAGGGGCCCGAAGACGACGGCGAGGTCGGTGTCGCCGAGTTCCAGCAGTTGCTTCAAGAGAAGATGGAGCAGTTGGACATGGACGCGAAGTTCGCCGAGCGGTACCTCAACGCCGGCTTCTCGGGCGGCGAGAAGAAGCAGAACGAGGTGCTGCAGGCGGCGGTGCTGGAGCCGTCGATCGCGGTGCTCGACGAGATCGACTCCGGGCTGGACATCGACCGGCTCCAGGACGTCTCGGAGGGGATCGAGAAGCTGCGCGACGAGCAGGGCACCGGGATCCTCCAGATCACGCACTACCAGCGCATCCTCGACTACGTCGACCCCGACTACGTCCACGTGATGCTCGACGGCGAGATCGCCAAGAGCGGCGGGGCGGAGTTGGCCGAGCAGCTGGAAGACGAGGGGTACGACTGGGTGCGCGAGGAAGTGTACGGCACGGCGTAA
- the sufD gene encoding Fe-S cluster assembly protein SufD, with the protein MSTQVPLTISAETVHEIADSRDEPDWLRQTRLDALDALDELELPDVIETPGRRWTNLEALDYETLVDPSTQSDETERVAPDGVSVLDFETALDEIPEVVEEHFGSVTDPETNYLTALSTALFTTGTVVYVPEGVDAEDVTIRAEMNSRSLFSQTLVVTERNSSVTILERIENGPESDAGVDGERYFSNLVEVAAGENSYVQYGSLQTLDEDVYNFSLKRGETDTYATIDWIEGNLGSRLSRADIETELEGDSSETQIVGAFFGHDDQHFDLNARVWHHGEHTTADLVTRGVLDDEARSVYEGVQDVGRDAWDTNSYQRENTLMLSDDSEADASPKLIIHNHDTEASHSATVGQVDAEELFYMTSRSIDPQTARNMLVEGFFVPVLEEVAVDELREDLEAEITARLR; encoded by the coding sequence ATGAGCACGCAGGTACCACTCACGATCTCGGCGGAGACGGTCCACGAGATCGCGGACAGTCGCGACGAGCCGGACTGGCTCCGCCAGACACGGCTGGACGCACTGGACGCACTCGACGAACTGGAACTGCCCGACGTGATCGAGACGCCCGGGCGCCGGTGGACGAACCTGGAGGCGCTCGACTACGAGACGCTGGTCGACCCGAGCACCCAGTCCGACGAGACCGAGCGGGTCGCACCCGACGGGGTGTCGGTGTTGGACTTCGAGACGGCACTGGACGAGATCCCCGAGGTCGTCGAGGAGCACTTCGGGTCGGTGACCGATCCGGAGACGAACTACCTGACGGCGCTGTCGACGGCGCTGTTCACCACCGGCACGGTCGTGTACGTCCCGGAAGGTGTCGACGCCGAGGACGTGACGATCCGCGCGGAGATGAACAGCCGCTCGCTGTTCTCCCAGACGTTGGTCGTCACCGAGCGCAACTCGTCGGTGACGATCCTCGAACGGATCGAGAACGGGCCCGAGAGCGACGCAGGGGTCGACGGGGAGCGCTACTTCAGCAACCTCGTCGAGGTCGCGGCCGGTGAGAACTCCTACGTCCAGTACGGGTCGCTGCAGACGCTCGACGAGGACGTGTACAACTTCTCGCTGAAGCGCGGCGAGACGGACACGTACGCGACGATCGACTGGATCGAGGGGAACCTCGGCTCCCGGCTCAGCCGCGCGGACATCGAGACGGAGCTGGAGGGTGACTCCTCGGAGACGCAGATCGTCGGGGCGTTCTTCGGTCACGACGACCAGCACTTCGACCTGAACGCCCGCGTCTGGCACCACGGCGAGCACACGACTGCCGACCTCGTGACGCGGGGTGTGCTCGACGACGAGGCGCGCTCGGTGTACGAGGGCGTCCAGGACGTGGGGCGTGACGCCTGGGACACCAACTCCTACCAGCGGGAGAACACGCTGATGTTGTCGGACGACAGCGAGGCGGACGCGTCGCCGAAGCTGATCATCCACAACCACGACACGGAGGCGTCTCACTCCGCGACGGTGGGCCAGGTGGACGCGGAGGAGCTGTTCTACATGACCTCCCGGTCCATCGACCCGCAGACGGCACGCAACATGCTCGTCGAGGGCTTCTTCGTGCCGGTCCTGGAGGAGGTCGCGGTCGACGAACTCCGCGAGGACCTCGAGGCGGAGATCACGGCGCGACTCCGGTAG